In Citrus sinensis cultivar Valencia sweet orange chromosome 3, DVS_A1.0, whole genome shotgun sequence, the sequence CCGGTCTGTTAGTGAGGTAATGTGGCCTCTAAATGGATTAAAAACTACATCTATCAAAGAAAAGTTCATAGATAATTAGAAAAGATGATTGGTAAAAACAATTACTAGTTCGTATATACATTTTTGTTTAGAAACAtagatgaaattaaaaaaaaaaaaaaaaaaccacatcTAAAGAGACTAAAGGCTGATAAAAAGCCAACAAAATAATGAACTATCATACCTTGCAgagttatattattaattaattattttttctttaacacCCACAgtgtcataattttatttgttcattttattttttttaatatcagcACTCACAGGCTCCAACAGCTAGGCTGCGGCAACCCATCGGCTGGGCATAACAAAAGCAATCGTGCCCGGCGcccttaattaattagtgtTACATATCTTGTATTATACGTTGAAGGCGCTGGGTATCAAGCGCTTGTCCAACCTGGAGCACTGCGGAAAGGTCACGAAGAGAAGAATCCATATTCCGAAGCCTTTTTTCGTATTTCCTCTTCTTGTACAAGTTCCAGCGACGGATGCTTGAGCACATTGAAACCAGAGCTTCCGCTTTCTTCAGCTGTTGAAGAAACAAGCGAATgatctcttctcttttattaGAGTCCTCCAGCTCTCGATTTAACCTATCCATTTCTTTGATCAAAGGACTTAACAGGTTGATGGTGTTTTCAAGGCTATTTAGGGCGTCTCTGAAGTTGCTGCACCTTGACTTTGATTCTTTAATCGCCACCATGATCTCTTGAAGCGCAACACCTAGAATGGCCCCTGCTAAGAGACCTCCCACTGCCGTTGCCGTTATCGTAACCGGTTCTGGCATTGCCCGCCGTCAGctatatatctatatctatatatatatatatgatctgGTCTGTTAGCTTtcacaaatattaatacaaaacAATAAGGCAGGAAATCAAGTTGATACATGTACCATTGCAACAAATCCTTTATATAGCAAATTAACTTAGTCTTCAAAGATAACAAGTTGACTGAAGA encodes:
- the LOC112498347 gene encoding RPW8-like protein 1, coding for MPEPVTITATAVGGLLAGAILGVALQEIMVAIKESKSRCSNFRDALNSLENTINLLSPLIKEMDRLNRELEDSNKREEIIRLFLQQLKKAEALVSMCSSIRRWNLYKKRKYEKRLRNMDSSLRDLSAVLQVGQALDTQRLQRIIQDM